In Macadamia integrifolia cultivar HAES 741 chromosome 1, SCU_Mint_v3, whole genome shotgun sequence, a single window of DNA contains:
- the LOC122084466 gene encoding protein NRT1/ PTR FAMILY 5.10-like isoform X3 — MAEFAEASTSNVSMPLLKETETVEGVVDYKGRRPVNRSDTGGWRSAAFIIGVEIVERFAYFGISSNLITYLTGPLRQSTATAAENVNAWSGAASMLPLFGAFIADAFLGRYRTILFASLLYILGLGLLTLSAVLPSLNPPNCQDNNNNSSCPPELQIIIFFCSLYLVAFAQGGHKPCVQAFGADQFDETDPKECKSRSSFFNWWYCAFNVGSLAALTILNYIQDNMNWGLGFGIPCVSMVLALLVFLLGTKTYRYHFKDERGSPLMRITRVFFLAAKNWRMIPPASIVEEEAGETHLSHGAHQYKFLDKALIAAPDNPDGQKKDLKACSISEVEEAKAVLRLAPIWATCLVFAIVVAQSWTFFIKQGATMDRSIWPGFQIPAASLQSFIGLSIILFVPIYDRVIVPICRTHTRKPSGITMLQRIGTGMVLSMISMVVAAIVEKERLKIAMDSGLVDIPKATVPMSVWWLVPQFILFGVADVFTMVGLQEFFYGQVPNGLQSVGLSLYLSIFGVGSFLSSFLISVIEKVTSGSGGDGWFSNNLNRAHLDYFYWLLAGLSAVELIVYWYFARGYVYKRERTM; from the exons ATGGCGGAATTTGCAGAAGCGTCGACAAGCAATGTAAGTATGCCGCTGCTAAAAGAGACGGAGACTGTGGAAGGCGTCGTCGACTATAAAGGCCGTCGTCCAGTGAACAGATCTGATACCGGTGGATGGAGATCTGCCGCCTTTATTATTG GAGTGGAAATCGTAGAAAGGTTTGCTTATTTTGGGATAAGTTCAAACTTGATAACCTACCTGACTGGGCCATTACGGCAATCGACGGCGACGGCGGCGGAGAACGTCAACGCTTGGTCTGGTGCTGCGTCGATGCTTCCTCTCTTTGGAGCCTTCATCGCCGACGCTTTTCTTGGCCGATACCGCACCATCCTTTTCGCTTCTCTCCTCTATATACTG GGGCTAGGCTTGTTAACTCTGTCAGCAGTGCTTCCTTCTCTCAATCCACCCAATTGTCaagataacaacaacaacagttcTTGTCCTCCTGAATTACaaatcatcattttcttctgcTCTCTGTATCTGGTGGCCTTTGCACAAGGAGGGCACAAGCCATGTGTACAAGCTTTTGGAGCAGACCAGTTTGATGAAACAGATCCAAAGGAATGCAAATCCAGAAGTTCTTTCTTTAACTGGTGGTATTGTGCATTCAATGTTGGTAGTCTGGCTGCGCTCACAATTTTGAACTACATACAAGACAACATGAACTGGGGTCTCGGCTTCGGAATTCCATGTGTTTCCATGGTTTTGGCTCTTCTTGTCTTCCTGCTTGGGACCAAGACTTACCGCTATCATTTCAAGGATGAAAGGGGTAGCCCATTAATGAGAATCACCCGTGTGTTTTTTTTAGCAGCAAAGAATTGGCGAATGATTCCTCCAGCCTCCATTGTTGAAGAGGAAGCAGGAGAAACTCATCTTTCTCATGGTGCTCACCAATATAA ATTTCTTGACAAAGCACTGATCGCTGCCCCAGACAATCCAGATGGTCAGAAGAAAGACCTGAAGGCCTGTAGCATCAGTGAAGTGGAAGAAGCAAAGGCTGTACTGAGATTGGCTCCCATTTGGGCTACATGTTTAGTGTTTGCCATTGTTGTTGCACAGTCATGGACCTTTTTCATAAAGCAAGGTGCAACAATGGACAGATCAATATGGCCGGGCTTCCAGATACCGGCTGCATCATTGCAAAGCTTCATCGGTCTATCTATTATTCTCTTTGTTCCTATCTATGACCGTGTTATTGTTCCAATTTGTAGAACTCATACCAGGAAACCATCTGGAATAACAATGCTCCAAAGAATTGGAACAGGAATGGTTCTATCCATGATCTCGATGGTGGTAGCAGCAATAGTTGAGAAGGAAAGGCTTAAAATTGCCATGGACTCTGGTCTTGTAGATATACCAAAAGCAACGGTTCCAATGAGTGTGTGGTGGCTAGTTCCTCAATTTATCTTGTTTGGAGTTGCTGATGTCTTTACTATGGTTGGACTGCAAGAATTTTTCTATGGTCAGGTGCCAAATGGGCTGCAAAGTGTAGGTCTCTCCCTCTATCTTAGCATCTTTGGTGTAGGGAGTTTCCTTAGCAGCTTTCTTATCTCTGTTATTGAGAAGGTGACTAGTGGGAGTGGCGGAGATGGCTGGTTTTCAAACAATCTCAATCGAGCACATCTTGATTACTTCTATTGGCTTCTTGCTGGGCTCAGTGCAGTAGAATTGATTGTCTACTGGTACTTTGCCAGAGGTTATGTCTATAAGAGGGAAAGAACAATGTAA
- the LOC122084466 gene encoding protein NRT1/ PTR FAMILY 5.10-like isoform X2, with protein sequence MAEFAEASTSNVSMPLLKETETVEGVVDYKGRRPVNRSDTGGWRSAAFIIGVEIVERFAYFGISSNLITYLTGPLRQSTATAAENVNAWSGAASMLPLFGACIADAFLGRYRTILFASLLYILGLGLLTLSAVLPSLNPPNCQDNNNNSSCPPELQIIIFFCSLYLVAFAQGGHKPCVQAFGADQFDETDPKECKSRSSFFNWWYCAFNVGSLAALTILNYIQDNMNWGLGFGIPCVSMVLALLVFLLGTKTYRYHFKDERGSPLMRITRVFFLAAKNWRMIPPASIVEEEAGETHLSHGAHQYKFLDKALIAAPDNPDGQKKDLKACSISEVEEAKAVLRLAPIWATCLVFAIVVAQSWTFFIKQGATMDRSIWPGFQIPAASLQSFIGLSIILFVPIYDRVIVPICRTHTRKPSGITMLQRIGTGMVLSMISMVVAAIVEKERLKIAMDSGLVDIPKATVPMSVWWLVPQFILFGVADVFTMVGLQEFFYGQVPNGLQSVGLSLYLSIFGVGSFLSSFLISVIEKVTSGSGGDGWFSNNLNRAHLDYFYWLLAGLSAVELIVYWYFARGYVYKRERTM encoded by the exons ATGGCGGAATTTGCAGAAGCGTCGACAAGCAATGTAAGTATGCCGCTGCTAAAAGAGACGGAGACTGTGGAAGGCGTCGTCGACTATAAAGGCCGTCGTCCAGTGAACAGATCTGATACCGGTGGATGGAGATCTGCCGCCTTTATTATTG GAGTGGAAATCGTAGAAAGGTTTGCTTATTTTGGGATAAGTTCAAACCTGATAACCTACCTGACTGGGCCATTACGGCAATCGACGGCGACGGCGGCGGAGAACGTCAACGCTTGGTCAGGTGCTGCGTCGATGCTTCCTCTCTTTGGAGCCTGCATCGCCGACGCTTTTCTCGGCCGATACCGCACCATCCTTTTCGCTTCTCTCCTCTATATACTG GGGCTAGGCTTGTTAACTCTGTCAGCAGTGCTTCCTTCTCTCAATCCACCCAATTGTCaagataacaacaacaacagttcTTGTCCTCCTGAATTACaaatcatcattttcttctgcTCTCTGTATCTGGTGGCCTTTGCACAAGGAGGGCACAAGCCATGTGTACAAGCTTTTGGAGCAGACCAGTTTGATGAAACAGATCCAAAGGAATGCAAATCCAGAAGTTCTTTCTTTAACTGGTGGTATTGTGCATTCAATGTTGGTAGTCTGGCTGCGCTCACAATTTTGAACTACATACAAGACAACATGAACTGGGGTCTCGGCTTCGGAATTCCATGTGTTTCCATGGTTTTGGCTCTTCTTGTCTTCCTGCTTGGGACCAAGACTTACCGCTATCATTTCAAGGATGAAAGGGGTAGCCCATTAATGAGAATCACCCGTGTGTTTTTTTTAGCAGCAAAGAATTGGCGAATGATTCCTCCAGCCTCCATTGTTGAAGAGGAAGCAGGAGAAACTCATCTTTCTCATGGTGCTCACCAATATAA ATTTCTTGACAAAGCACTGATCGCTGCCCCAGACAATCCAGATGGTCAGAAGAAAGACCTGAAGGCCTGTAGCATCAGTGAAGTGGAAGAAGCAAAGGCTGTACTGAGATTGGCTCCCATTTGGGCTACATGTTTAGTGTTTGCCATTGTTGTTGCACAGTCATGGACCTTTTTCATAAAGCAAGGTGCAACAATGGACAGATCAATATGGCCGGGCTTCCAGATACCGGCTGCATCATTGCAAAGCTTCATCGGTCTATCTATTATTCTCTTTGTTCCTATCTATGACCGTGTTATTGTTCCAATTTGTAGAACTCATACCAGGAAACCATCTGGAATAACAATGCTCCAAAGAATTGGAACAGGAATGGTTCTATCCATGATCTCGATGGTGGTAGCAGCAATAGTTGAGAAGGAAAGGCTTAAAATTGCCATGGACTCTGGTCTTGTAGATATACCAAAAGCAACGGTTCCAATGAGTGTGTGGTGGCTAGTTCCTCAATTTATCTTGTTTGGAGTTGCTGATGTCTTTACTATGGTTGGACTGCAAGAATTTTTCTATGGTCAGGTGCCAAATGGGCTGCAAAGTGTAGGTCTCTCCCTCTATCTTAGCATCTTTGGTGTAGGGAGTTTCCTTAGCAGCTTTCTTATCTCTGTTATTGAGAAGGTGACTAGTGGGAGTGGCGGAGATGGCTGGTTTTCAAACAATCTCAATCGAGCACATCTTGATTACTTCTATTGGCTTCTTGCTGGGCTCAGTGCAGTAGAATTGATTGTCTACTGGTACTTTGCCAGAGGTTATGTCTATAAGAGGGAAAGAACAATGTAA
- the LOC122084466 gene encoding protein NRT1/ PTR FAMILY 5.10-like isoform X1 — MAEFAEASTSNVSMLLLKETETVEGVVDYKGRRPVNRSDTGGWRSAAFIIGVEIVERFAYFGISSNLITYLTGPLRQSTATAAENVNAWSGAASMLPLFGAFIADAFLGRYRTILFASLLYILGLGLLTLSAVLPSLNPPNCQDNNNNSSCPPELQIIIFFCSLYLVAFAQGGHKPCVQAFGADQFDETDPKECKSRSSFFNWWYCAFNVGSLAALTILNYIQDNMNWGLGFGIPCVSMVLALLVFLLGTKTYRYHFKDERGSPLMRITRVFFLAAKNWRMIPPASIVEEEAGETHLSHGAHQYKFLDKALIAAPDNPDGQKKDLKACSISEVEEAKAVLRLAPIWATCLVFAIVVAQSWTFFIKQGATMDRSIWPGFQIPAASLQSFIGLSIILFVPIYDRVIVPICRTHTRKPSGITMLQRIGTGMVLSMISMVVAAIVEKERLKIAMDSGLVDIPKATVPMSVWWLVPQFILFGVADVFTMVGLQEFFYGQVPNGLQSVGLSLYLSIFGVGSFLSSFLISVIEKVTSGSGGDGWFSNNLNRAHLDYFYWLLAGLSAVELIVYWYFARGYVYKRERTM, encoded by the exons ATGGCGGAATTTGCAGAAGCGTCGACAAGCAATGTAAGTATGCTGCTGCTAAAAGAGACGGAGACTGTGGAAGGCGTCGTCGACTATAAAGGCCGTCGTCCAGTGAACAGATCTGATACCGGTGGATGGAGATCTGCCGCCTTTATTATTG GAGTGGAAATCGTAGAAAGGTTTGCTTATTTTGGGATAAGTTCAAACTTGATAACCTACCTGACTGGGCCATTACGGCAATCGACGGCGACGGCGGCGGAGAACGTCAACGCTTGGTCTGGTGCTGCGTCGATGCTTCCTCTCTTTGGAGCCTTCATCGCCGACGCTTTTCTTGGCCGATACCGCACCATCCTTTTCGCTTCTCTCCTCTATATACTG GGGCTAGGCTTGTTAACTCTGTCAGCAGTGCTTCCTTCTCTCAATCCACCCAATTGTCaagataacaacaacaacagttcTTGTCCTCCTGAATTACaaatcatcattttcttctgcTCTCTGTATCTGGTGGCCTTTGCACAAGGAGGGCACAAGCCATGTGTACAAGCTTTTGGAGCAGACCAGTTTGATGAAACAGATCCAAAGGAATGCAAATCCAGAAGTTCTTTCTTTAACTGGTGGTATTGTGCATTCAATGTTGGTAGTCTGGCTGCGCTCACAATTTTGAACTACATACAAGACAACATGAACTGGGGTCTCGGCTTCGGAATTCCATGTGTTTCCATGGTTTTGGCTCTTCTTGTCTTCCTGCTTGGGACCAAGACTTACCGCTATCATTTCAAGGATGAAAGGGGTAGCCCATTAATGAGAATCACCCGTGTGTTTTTTTTAGCAGCAAAGAATTGGCGAATGATTCCTCCAGCCTCCATTGTTGAAGAGGAAGCAGGAGAAACTCATCTTTCTCATGGTGCTCACCAATATAA ATTTCTTGACAAAGCACTGATCGCTGCCCCAGACAATCCAGATGGTCAGAAGAAAGACCTGAAGGCCTGTAGCATCAGTGAAGTGGAAGAAGCAAAGGCTGTACTGAGATTGGCTCCCATTTGGGCTACATGTTTAGTGTTTGCCATTGTTGTTGCACAGTCATGGACCTTTTTCATAAAGCAAGGTGCAACAATGGACAGATCAATATGGCCGGGCTTCCAGATACCGGCTGCATCATTGCAAAGCTTCATCGGTCTATCTATTATTCTCTTTGTTCCTATCTATGACCGTGTTATTGTTCCAATTTGTAGAACTCATACCAGGAAACCATCTGGAATAACAATGCTCCAAAGAATTGGAACAGGAATGGTTCTATCCATGATCTCGATGGTGGTAGCAGCAATAGTTGAGAAGGAAAGGCTTAAAATTGCCATGGACTCTGGTCTTGTAGATATACCAAAAGCAACGGTTCCAATGAGTGTGTGGTGGCTAGTTCCTCAATTTATCTTGTTTGGAGTTGCTGATGTCTTTACTATGGTTGGACTGCAAGAATTTTTCTATGGTCAGGTGCCAAATGGGCTGCAAAGTGTAGGTCTCTCCCTCTATCTTAGCATCTTTGGTGTAGGGAGTTTCCTTAGCAGCTTTCTTATCTCTGTTATTGAGAAGGTGACTAGTGGGAGTGGCGGAGATGGCTGGTTTTCAAACAATCTCAATCGAGCACATCTTGATTACTTCTATTGGCTTCTTGCTGGGCTCAGTGCAGTAGAATTGATTGTCTACTGGTACTTTGCCAGAGGTTATGTCTATAAGAGGGAAAGAACAATGTAA
- the LOC122072873 gene encoding protein NRT1/ PTR FAMILY 5.10-like gives MEEFAEASTSNVSVPLLKETETMEGVVDYKGRRPVNRSDTGGWRSAAFIIGVEIVERFAYFGISSNLITYLTGPLRQSTGTAAENVNAWSGAASMLPLFGSFIADAFLGRYRTILFASLLYILVIPHSLSLSLSLDFCNSSLWISD, from the exons ATGGAGGAATTTGCAGAAGCGTCGACAAGCAATGTAAGTGTGCCGCTGCTAAAAGAGACGGAGACTATGGAAGGCGTCGTCGACTATAAAGGCCGGCGTCCAGTGAACAGATCTGATACCGGTGGATGGAGATCTGCCGCTTTTATTATCG GAGTGGAAATCGTAGAGAGGTTTGCTTATTTTGGGATAAGTTCAAACCTGATAACCTACCTGACTGGGCCATTACGGCAATCGACGGGGACGGCGGCGGAGAACGTCAACGCTTGGTCGGGTGCTGCGTCGATGCTCCCTCTCTTTGGATCCTTCATCGCCGACGCTTTTCTCGGTCGATACCGCACCATCCTTTTCGCTTCTCTCCTCTATATTCTGGTgattcctcactctctctctctctctctctctctcgatttctGCAATTCCTCTCTCTGGATTTCAGAT